Proteins encoded together in one Diceros bicornis minor isolate mBicDic1 chromosome 18, mDicBic1.mat.cur, whole genome shotgun sequence window:
- the MTMR4 gene encoding myotubularin-related protein 4 isoform X1: MSLTARVSCSMLSCFGEEGPPSLEYIQAKDLFPPKELVKEEENLQVPFTVLQGEGVEFLGRATDALIAISNYRLHIKFKDSVINVPLRMIDSVESRDMFQLHIACKDSKVVRCHFSTFKQCQEWLSRLSRATARPAKPEDLFAFAYHAWCLGLTEEDQHTHLCQPGEHIRCRQEAELTRMGFDLQNVWRVSHINSNYKLCPSYPQKLLVPVWITDKELENVASFRSWKRIPVVVYRHLRNGAAIARCSQPEISWWGWRNADDEYLVTSIAKACALDPGTRATGGSLSTGNSDASEACDTDFDSSLTACSGVESTAAPQKLLILDARSYTAAVANRAKGGGCECEEYYPNCEVVFMGMANIHAIRNSFQYLRAVCSQMPDPSNWLSALESTKWLQHLSVMLKAAVLVANTVDREGRPVLVHCSDGWDRTPQIVALAKILLDPYYRTLEGFQVLVESDWLDFGHKFGDRCGHQENAEDQNEQCPVFLQWLDSVHQLLKQFPCLFEFNEAFLVKLVQHTYSCLYGTFLANNPCEREKRNIYKRTCSVWALLRAGNKNFHNFLYTPGSDMVLHPVCHVRALHLWTAVYLPASSPCTLGEENMDLYLSPVAQSQEFSGRSLDRLPKTRSMDDLLSACDTSSPLTRTSSDPNLNNHCQEARVGLEPWHSNPEGSEATFVESGVGGPQQTVAEMSLPPLPSSQKDYLSNKPFKSHKSCSPSYKLLNITVPQEMKSDTSDPEIKVLEETKAPAPDPPAQDGLGRTLDGTEGPPEHCPEREAVSALSKVVSSKCDGICDFPESFQDSLTGTPQQAQLGSVLGVPSRCAPNHSLGTLCKPSATCHTPPDPSADFLSQDPPGSVARISHQEQPSSVPDLIHREEDTGKRGNNRNGQLLENPRFGKVPLELARKPISQSQISEFSFLGSNWDSFQGMVTSFPSGETTPRRLLSYGCCSKRSSSKQMRAMGPCFGGHWAQREGVKSPVCSSHSSGHCTGPGGKNNRMWFSGHPKQVSSTKPVPLSCPSPVPPLYLDDDGLPFPTDVIQHRLRQIEAGYKQEVEQLRRQVRELQMRLDIRHCCAPPAEPPMDYEDDFTCLKESDGSDTEDFGSDHSEDCLSEASWEPVDKKETEVTRWVPDHMASHCYNCDCEFWLAKRRHHCRNCGNVFCAGCCHLKLPIPDQQLYDPVLVCNSCYEHIQVSRARELMSQHLKKPIATASS, translated from the exons ATGAGCCTGACCGCCCGCGTCTCCTGCTCTATGCTCAGCTGCTTC GGTGAGGAGGGGCCCCCCAGCCTGGAGTACATCCAAGCCAAGGATCTATTCCCCCCCAAGGAACTAGTGAAAGAGGAGGAGAATCTGCAG GTGCCCTTCACAGTGCTGCAGGGTGAGGGAGTGGAGTTCCTGGGCCGGGCAACCGATGCCCTCATTGCCATCTCCAACTACAGGCTGCACATCAAGTTCAAGGACTCTGTCATCAAC GTCCCCCTCCGGATGATCGACAGTGTGGAGAGCCGTGATATGTTCCAGTTGCACATTGCCTGCAAGGACTCCAAAGTGGTGAG GTGCCACTTCTCCACTTTCAAGCAGTGCCAAGAGTGGCTCTCGAGGCTAAGCCGGGCCACAGCAAGACCTGCCAAGCCTGAGGACCTCTTTGCCTTTGCCTACCATGCCTGGTGCCTGGGGCTGACCGAAGAGGACCAGCATACCCACCTATGTCAGCCAG GAGAGCACATACGATGTCGGCAGGAGGCTGAGCTCACGAGGATGGGCTTTGACCTGCAGAACGTCTGGAGAGTCTCGCATATCAACAGCAACTACAA ACTGTGCCCCAGTTACCCCCAGAAGCTGCTGGTTCCTGTGTGGATCACAGATAAAGAGCTGGAGAATGTGGCTTCCTTCCGCTCCTGGAAGAGGATCCCTGTGGTTGTGTACAG GCACCTGCGCAATGGGGCTGCCATCGCCCGCTGCAGCCAGCCCGAGATCAGCTGGTGGGGCTGGCGCAATGCTGATGATGAGTACCTGGTCACATCCATCGCTAAAGCCTGTGCCCTGGACCCGGGGACAAGGGCCACTGGGGGCTCCCTCAGCACCGGGAATAGTGATGCCAGCGAGGCATGTGACACTGACTTTG ATTCCTCTCTGACTGCGTGCTCTGGAGTGGAGAGCACAGCGGCCCCCCAGAAACTGCTGATTCTGGATGCTCGATCCTACACGGCGGCAGTGGCTAACCGGGCCAAGGGTGGAGGCTGTGAGTGTGAAG AGTACTACCCCAACTGTGAGGTCGTGTTCATGGGAatggccaacatccatgccatccGGAACAGCTTCCAGTACCTGCGGGCTGTGTGCAGCCAGATGCCTGATCCCAGCAA CTGGTTGTCTGCACTGGAGAGCACCAAATGGCTGCAGCACTTGTCGGTGATGCTAAAGGCAGCTGTGCTTGTGGCTAACACAGTAGACCGGGAAGGCCGGCCTGTGCTGGTACACTGCTCAGACGGCTGGGACCGGACGCCACAGATTGTAGCCCTAGCCAAAATACTGCTGGACCCATATTACAGGACACTGGAG gGCTTCCAAGTATTAGTAGAGTCCGACTGGCTGGATTTTGGACACAAGTTTGGAGATCGCTGTGGCCACCAGGAGAATGCAGAGGACCAAAACGAGCAATGCCCTGTGTTCCTCCAGTGGCTTGATTCTGTTCATCAGTTGCTCAAGCAGTTCCCCTGCCTGTTCGAGTTTAACGAAGCATTCCTG GTAAAACTGGTGCAGCACACATACTCCTGCCTCTATGGCACATTCCTGGCCAACAACCCCTGTGAGCGAGAGAAGCGCAACATCTACAAGCGGACTTGCTCTGTGTGGGCTCTCCTGCGAGCTGGCAATAAGAACTTTCATAACTTCCTCTACACACCTGGCTCAGACATG GTCCTGCATCCTGTGTGTCATGTCCGGGCCCTGCACCTCTGGACAGCTGTTTATTTGCCAGCATCGTCTCCATGTACACTTGGGGAGGAGAACATGGACCTTTACCTTTCCCCAGTGGCTCAGAGCCAGGAGTTCTCCGGCCGCTCTCTGGACAG ATTACCTAAAACCAGATCAATGGATGATCTTCTTTCTGCCTGTGACACAAGCAGCCCCCTGACTCGCACATCCAGTGACCCTAACCTGAATAACCACTGTCAGGAGGCCAGAGTAGGCCTGGAGCCCTGGCACAGCAATCCCGAGGGATCAGAGGCAACCTTTGTGGAATCTGGGGTAGGAGGTCCTCAGCAGACTGTAGCAGAAATGAGTCTTCCCCCTCTGCCCAGCAGCCAGAAAGACTACTTGAGCAATAAACCTTTCAAGAGTCACAAAAGCTGTTCTCCAAGTTACAAACTGCTTAATATCACAGTGCCCCAGGAAATGAAGAGTGACACCTCTGATCCTGAGATTAAAGTCCTGGAAGAGACTAAGGCACCAGCTCCAGACCCTCCTGCCCAGGATGGGCTGGGTAGGACTTTAGATGGCACAGAGGGGCCACCTGAACATTGTCCTGAAAGAGAAGCTGTCAGTGCACTCTCTAAAGTTGTTTCCAGCAAGTGTGATGGAATTTGTGATTTTCCTGAATCTTTCCAAGACTCCCTTACAGGCACCCCACAACAGGCCCAGCTAGGCTCCGTGCTAGGTGTGCCCTCCAGATGTGCTCCAAATCACAGTCTGGGCACCCTTTGCAAACCAAGTGCTACCTGCCACACTCCTCCAGATCCAAGCGCTGACTTCCTCAGCCAAGATCCCCCAGGGTCTGTAGCAAGGATCTCCCACCAGGAACAGCCCAGTTCTGTGCCAGATCTGATTCATAGGGAGGAAGACACTGGCAAAAGAGGGAATAACAGAAATGGGCAGTTATTGGAAAATCCTCGCTTTGGGAAAGTGCCATTGGAATTGGCCCGAAAGCCAATTTCTCAGAGCCAGATAAGTGAGTTCTCTTTTTTAGGGTCCAACTGGGACAGCTTCCAAGGGATGGTGACTTCATTCCCGAGTGGGGAGACCACCCCTCGGCGGCTGCTTTCCTATGGCTGTTGTAGCAAAAGGTCGAGCAGTAAGCAGATGCGTGCAATGGGGCCCTGCTTTGGGGGCCACTGGGCTCAGAGAGAAGGGGTGAAGTCACCGGTCTGTTCTAGTCATTCCAGTGGACATTGTACTGGTCCAGGAGGAAAAAACAACCGGATGTGGTTTTCCGGTCACCCAAAGCAGGTCTCCAGCACAAAGCCTGTTCCACTGAGCTGCCCTTCTCCAGTGCCTCCTCTCTACCTGGATGATGATGGACTCCCCTTTCCCACGGATGTGATCCAGCATCGATTACGGCAGATTGAAGCAGGGTACAAGCAAGAGGTGGAGCAGCTGCGTCGACAGGTGCGTGAGCTTCAGATGAGGCTGGACATCCGTCACTGCTGTGCCCCTCCAGCAGAGCCCCCCATGGACTATGAGGATGATTTT ACATGTTTGAAAGAGTCAGATGGCAGTGATACAGAAGATTTTGGTTCTGATCACAGTGAAGACTGCCTTTCAGAAGCAAGCTGGGAACCTGTTGATAAGAAAGAGACTGAG GTGACTCGCTGGGTTCCAGACCATATGGCATCACATTGCTATAACTGTGACTGTGAATTCTGGTTGGCCAAACGAAGACACCATTGCAG AAATTGTGGGAATGTATTTTGTGCTGGCTGCTGCCATCTGAAGTTGCCCATTCCTGATCAACAGCTCTATGACCCAGTTCTCGTCTGTAACTCATGTTATGAACACATCCAAGTATCTCGTGCCAGGGAACTCATGAGCCAACATCTGAAGAAACCCATTGCTACAGCTTCCAGTTGA
- the MTMR4 gene encoding myotubularin-related protein 4 isoform X2, producing MGEEGPPSLEYIQAKDLFPPKELVKEEENLQVPFTVLQGEGVEFLGRATDALIAISNYRLHIKFKDSVINVPLRMIDSVESRDMFQLHIACKDSKVVRCHFSTFKQCQEWLSRLSRATARPAKPEDLFAFAYHAWCLGLTEEDQHTHLCQPGEHIRCRQEAELTRMGFDLQNVWRVSHINSNYKLCPSYPQKLLVPVWITDKELENVASFRSWKRIPVVVYRHLRNGAAIARCSQPEISWWGWRNADDEYLVTSIAKACALDPGTRATGGSLSTGNSDASEACDTDFDSSLTACSGVESTAAPQKLLILDARSYTAAVANRAKGGGCECEEYYPNCEVVFMGMANIHAIRNSFQYLRAVCSQMPDPSNWLSALESTKWLQHLSVMLKAAVLVANTVDREGRPVLVHCSDGWDRTPQIVALAKILLDPYYRTLEGFQVLVESDWLDFGHKFGDRCGHQENAEDQNEQCPVFLQWLDSVHQLLKQFPCLFEFNEAFLVKLVQHTYSCLYGTFLANNPCEREKRNIYKRTCSVWALLRAGNKNFHNFLYTPGSDMVLHPVCHVRALHLWTAVYLPASSPCTLGEENMDLYLSPVAQSQEFSGRSLDRLPKTRSMDDLLSACDTSSPLTRTSSDPNLNNHCQEARVGLEPWHSNPEGSEATFVESGVGGPQQTVAEMSLPPLPSSQKDYLSNKPFKSHKSCSPSYKLLNITVPQEMKSDTSDPEIKVLEETKAPAPDPPAQDGLGRTLDGTEGPPEHCPEREAVSALSKVVSSKCDGICDFPESFQDSLTGTPQQAQLGSVLGVPSRCAPNHSLGTLCKPSATCHTPPDPSADFLSQDPPGSVARISHQEQPSSVPDLIHREEDTGKRGNNRNGQLLENPRFGKVPLELARKPISQSQISEFSFLGSNWDSFQGMVTSFPSGETTPRRLLSYGCCSKRSSSKQMRAMGPCFGGHWAQREGVKSPVCSSHSSGHCTGPGGKNNRMWFSGHPKQVSSTKPVPLSCPSPVPPLYLDDDGLPFPTDVIQHRLRQIEAGYKQEVEQLRRQVRELQMRLDIRHCCAPPAEPPMDYEDDFTCLKESDGSDTEDFGSDHSEDCLSEASWEPVDKKETEVTRWVPDHMASHCYNCDCEFWLAKRRHHCRNCGNVFCAGCCHLKLPIPDQQLYDPVLVCNSCYEHIQVSRARELMSQHLKKPIATASS from the exons GGTGAGGAGGGGCCCCCCAGCCTGGAGTACATCCAAGCCAAGGATCTATTCCCCCCCAAGGAACTAGTGAAAGAGGAGGAGAATCTGCAG GTGCCCTTCACAGTGCTGCAGGGTGAGGGAGTGGAGTTCCTGGGCCGGGCAACCGATGCCCTCATTGCCATCTCCAACTACAGGCTGCACATCAAGTTCAAGGACTCTGTCATCAAC GTCCCCCTCCGGATGATCGACAGTGTGGAGAGCCGTGATATGTTCCAGTTGCACATTGCCTGCAAGGACTCCAAAGTGGTGAG GTGCCACTTCTCCACTTTCAAGCAGTGCCAAGAGTGGCTCTCGAGGCTAAGCCGGGCCACAGCAAGACCTGCCAAGCCTGAGGACCTCTTTGCCTTTGCCTACCATGCCTGGTGCCTGGGGCTGACCGAAGAGGACCAGCATACCCACCTATGTCAGCCAG GAGAGCACATACGATGTCGGCAGGAGGCTGAGCTCACGAGGATGGGCTTTGACCTGCAGAACGTCTGGAGAGTCTCGCATATCAACAGCAACTACAA ACTGTGCCCCAGTTACCCCCAGAAGCTGCTGGTTCCTGTGTGGATCACAGATAAAGAGCTGGAGAATGTGGCTTCCTTCCGCTCCTGGAAGAGGATCCCTGTGGTTGTGTACAG GCACCTGCGCAATGGGGCTGCCATCGCCCGCTGCAGCCAGCCCGAGATCAGCTGGTGGGGCTGGCGCAATGCTGATGATGAGTACCTGGTCACATCCATCGCTAAAGCCTGTGCCCTGGACCCGGGGACAAGGGCCACTGGGGGCTCCCTCAGCACCGGGAATAGTGATGCCAGCGAGGCATGTGACACTGACTTTG ATTCCTCTCTGACTGCGTGCTCTGGAGTGGAGAGCACAGCGGCCCCCCAGAAACTGCTGATTCTGGATGCTCGATCCTACACGGCGGCAGTGGCTAACCGGGCCAAGGGTGGAGGCTGTGAGTGTGAAG AGTACTACCCCAACTGTGAGGTCGTGTTCATGGGAatggccaacatccatgccatccGGAACAGCTTCCAGTACCTGCGGGCTGTGTGCAGCCAGATGCCTGATCCCAGCAA CTGGTTGTCTGCACTGGAGAGCACCAAATGGCTGCAGCACTTGTCGGTGATGCTAAAGGCAGCTGTGCTTGTGGCTAACACAGTAGACCGGGAAGGCCGGCCTGTGCTGGTACACTGCTCAGACGGCTGGGACCGGACGCCACAGATTGTAGCCCTAGCCAAAATACTGCTGGACCCATATTACAGGACACTGGAG gGCTTCCAAGTATTAGTAGAGTCCGACTGGCTGGATTTTGGACACAAGTTTGGAGATCGCTGTGGCCACCAGGAGAATGCAGAGGACCAAAACGAGCAATGCCCTGTGTTCCTCCAGTGGCTTGATTCTGTTCATCAGTTGCTCAAGCAGTTCCCCTGCCTGTTCGAGTTTAACGAAGCATTCCTG GTAAAACTGGTGCAGCACACATACTCCTGCCTCTATGGCACATTCCTGGCCAACAACCCCTGTGAGCGAGAGAAGCGCAACATCTACAAGCGGACTTGCTCTGTGTGGGCTCTCCTGCGAGCTGGCAATAAGAACTTTCATAACTTCCTCTACACACCTGGCTCAGACATG GTCCTGCATCCTGTGTGTCATGTCCGGGCCCTGCACCTCTGGACAGCTGTTTATTTGCCAGCATCGTCTCCATGTACACTTGGGGAGGAGAACATGGACCTTTACCTTTCCCCAGTGGCTCAGAGCCAGGAGTTCTCCGGCCGCTCTCTGGACAG ATTACCTAAAACCAGATCAATGGATGATCTTCTTTCTGCCTGTGACACAAGCAGCCCCCTGACTCGCACATCCAGTGACCCTAACCTGAATAACCACTGTCAGGAGGCCAGAGTAGGCCTGGAGCCCTGGCACAGCAATCCCGAGGGATCAGAGGCAACCTTTGTGGAATCTGGGGTAGGAGGTCCTCAGCAGACTGTAGCAGAAATGAGTCTTCCCCCTCTGCCCAGCAGCCAGAAAGACTACTTGAGCAATAAACCTTTCAAGAGTCACAAAAGCTGTTCTCCAAGTTACAAACTGCTTAATATCACAGTGCCCCAGGAAATGAAGAGTGACACCTCTGATCCTGAGATTAAAGTCCTGGAAGAGACTAAGGCACCAGCTCCAGACCCTCCTGCCCAGGATGGGCTGGGTAGGACTTTAGATGGCACAGAGGGGCCACCTGAACATTGTCCTGAAAGAGAAGCTGTCAGTGCACTCTCTAAAGTTGTTTCCAGCAAGTGTGATGGAATTTGTGATTTTCCTGAATCTTTCCAAGACTCCCTTACAGGCACCCCACAACAGGCCCAGCTAGGCTCCGTGCTAGGTGTGCCCTCCAGATGTGCTCCAAATCACAGTCTGGGCACCCTTTGCAAACCAAGTGCTACCTGCCACACTCCTCCAGATCCAAGCGCTGACTTCCTCAGCCAAGATCCCCCAGGGTCTGTAGCAAGGATCTCCCACCAGGAACAGCCCAGTTCTGTGCCAGATCTGATTCATAGGGAGGAAGACACTGGCAAAAGAGGGAATAACAGAAATGGGCAGTTATTGGAAAATCCTCGCTTTGGGAAAGTGCCATTGGAATTGGCCCGAAAGCCAATTTCTCAGAGCCAGATAAGTGAGTTCTCTTTTTTAGGGTCCAACTGGGACAGCTTCCAAGGGATGGTGACTTCATTCCCGAGTGGGGAGACCACCCCTCGGCGGCTGCTTTCCTATGGCTGTTGTAGCAAAAGGTCGAGCAGTAAGCAGATGCGTGCAATGGGGCCCTGCTTTGGGGGCCACTGGGCTCAGAGAGAAGGGGTGAAGTCACCGGTCTGTTCTAGTCATTCCAGTGGACATTGTACTGGTCCAGGAGGAAAAAACAACCGGATGTGGTTTTCCGGTCACCCAAAGCAGGTCTCCAGCACAAAGCCTGTTCCACTGAGCTGCCCTTCTCCAGTGCCTCCTCTCTACCTGGATGATGATGGACTCCCCTTTCCCACGGATGTGATCCAGCATCGATTACGGCAGATTGAAGCAGGGTACAAGCAAGAGGTGGAGCAGCTGCGTCGACAGGTGCGTGAGCTTCAGATGAGGCTGGACATCCGTCACTGCTGTGCCCCTCCAGCAGAGCCCCCCATGGACTATGAGGATGATTTT ACATGTTTGAAAGAGTCAGATGGCAGTGATACAGAAGATTTTGGTTCTGATCACAGTGAAGACTGCCTTTCAGAAGCAAGCTGGGAACCTGTTGATAAGAAAGAGACTGAG GTGACTCGCTGGGTTCCAGACCATATGGCATCACATTGCTATAACTGTGACTGTGAATTCTGGTTGGCCAAACGAAGACACCATTGCAG AAATTGTGGGAATGTATTTTGTGCTGGCTGCTGCCATCTGAAGTTGCCCATTCCTGATCAACAGCTCTATGACCCAGTTCTCGTCTGTAACTCATGTTATGAACACATCCAAGTATCTCGTGCCAGGGAACTCATGAGCCAACATCTGAAGAAACCCATTGCTACAGCTTCCAGTTGA